The following are encoded together in the Janthinobacterium sp. Marseille genome:
- a CDS encoding MarC family protein, whose amino-acid sequence MEEAYLRSFALFFALFNPFLMSIYLLDLIRGLPTPTFARVLIRGSVISACVFVLFAWGGEAFFRDYLQVRFASFQIFGGIVFLLIGLRYVFSGAAAIESLRDNPTAMAGSIAMPIMIGPGTVSAAVVIGTRLPLGGAAVVIVGTLILTVSILVAMKVAHDKLKERHAAMTDRYIDLVGRMSALLIGTIAIDMILTGLQSTGFID is encoded by the coding sequence ATGGAAGAAGCTTACCTGCGTTCTTTTGCGCTGTTCTTTGCCTTGTTCAACCCCTTCCTGATGAGCATCTATTTGCTCGATCTGATTAGGGGGTTGCCGACGCCGACCTTTGCGCGGGTACTGATTCGCGGTAGCGTGATCAGTGCCTGCGTCTTTGTGCTGTTCGCCTGGGGCGGCGAAGCCTTCTTCCGCGATTATCTGCAGGTCCGTTTCGCCTCCTTCCAGATCTTTGGCGGTATCGTTTTCCTGCTGATTGGTTTGCGTTATGTGTTTTCCGGTGCAGCCGCGATTGAAAGCCTGCGTGACAACCCGACCGCGATGGCTGGCAGTATCGCCATGCCTATCATGATAGGCCCCGGTACCGTGAGTGCCGCGGTGGTGATAGGTACGCGCCTGCCTTTGGGTGGTGCGGCGGTGGTGATCGTTGGCACCCTGATATTGACCGTCAGCATACTGGTGGCGATGAAGGTGGCCCACGACAAGCTCAAGGAGCGGCATGCCGCGATGACGGATCGCTATATCGACCTGGTCGGGCGTATGTCGGCATTGCTGATCGGGACAATTGCGATCGATATGATACTGACGGGTTTGCAAAGCACTGGTTTTATAGACTGA
- the thpD gene encoding ectoine hydroxylase has protein sequence MIMLSQDAYPTRTQNNAGILARQDPVVYEHDSKRKASLDAAQRASYEKNGFLLMPELFSREEVSYLFDAMQTMREDFTHADRKEVIAEPGSGEVRSIFNVHRLNDIFANLVRDPRVLNVAREILGSEVYIHQSRINYKPGFTGKEFYWHSDFETWHSEDGMPAMRALSCSILLTDNSECNGPLMLIPGSHHHYVSCMGETPDENYKKSLKKQEVGVPDPILLRYLADMGGITSCAGKAGSVVFFDCNTMHGSNGNITPYPRSNVFFVYNSIANQLDAPKGGLPPRPEFVAAREGIAALKPEALQIG, from the coding sequence ATGATCATGCTATCGCAAGATGCTTACCCGACACGTACGCAAAACAATGCCGGCATCCTGGCGCGCCAGGACCCGGTGGTTTATGAACATGACAGCAAGCGCAAGGCATCGCTGGATGCCGCGCAGCGTGCATCGTATGAAAAAAATGGTTTCCTGCTGATGCCGGAATTGTTCAGCCGGGAAGAAGTGTCCTATCTGTTCGATGCGATGCAAACCATGCGTGAAGATTTCACGCACGCTGACCGCAAGGAAGTGATTGCGGAGCCCGGCAGTGGTGAAGTGCGTTCCATCTTCAATGTGCATCGCCTGAACGATATCTTCGCCAACCTGGTACGCGATCCGCGTGTGCTGAATGTGGCACGTGAGATCCTGGGCAGCGAAGTGTATATCCACCAGTCGCGCATCAATTACAAGCCCGGCTTTACCGGTAAAGAGTTTTACTGGCATTCGGATTTTGAAACCTGGCATAGCGAAGACGGCATGCCGGCGATGCGTGCCTTGAGCTGTTCCATCCTGTTGACGGATAACAGTGAATGCAACGGTCCCCTGATGCTGATCCCGGGTTCGCATCATCACTATGTTTCCTGCATGGGTGAGACGCCGGATGAAAACTACAAGAAGTCGCTGAAGAAGCAGGAAGTCGGTGTGCCGGATCCCATCCTGTTGCGCTACCTGGCTGATATGGGCGGTATCACGTCATGTGCGGGCAAGGCGGGTTCAGTGGTCTTTTTCGACTGCAATACCATGCACGGCTCGAATGGCAATATCACGCCTTATCCGCGCAGCAATGTCTTCTTTGTCTATAACAGTATTGCCAACCAGCTGGACGCACCGAAAGGCGGCCTGCCGCCGCGTCCCGAATTCGTTGCAGCGCGTGAGGGCATCGCTGCACTCAAGCCGGAAGCGCTGCAGATAGGCTGA
- a CDS encoding ectoine synthase: MIVRRLKDILDTSRDVKAKTWASRRLLLREDGMGFSMHHTVIYAGTQTHIWYQHHLEGVYCVEGVGSVELIPSGETFRIEPGTLYALNKHDEHWLRAETDLHLICTFNPPLAGTETHDENGVYQLVPEPVGDVATAEAEKATAES; encoded by the coding sequence ATGATCGTACGCAGACTGAAAGACATACTCGATACCAGCCGCGATGTGAAAGCCAAGACTTGGGCCAGCCGTCGTCTCTTGTTGCGCGAGGATGGCATGGGTTTTTCGATGCATCACACGGTGATCTACGCCGGGACGCAAACACATATCTGGTACCAGCACCACCTGGAAGGCGTGTACTGCGTGGAAGGTGTCGGTTCGGTTGAACTGATTCCTTCCGGGGAAACCTTCCGCATCGAGCCGGGTACTTTGTATGCGCTGAACAAACACGACGAACATTGGTTGCGTGCAGAAACAGATTTGCATCTGATCTGCACTTTCAATCCGCCGCTGGCAGGCACGGAGACACATGATGAAAACGGTGTCTACCAATTGGTACCCGAGCCGGTCGGCGATGTTGCCACCGCCGAAGCTGAAAAAGCCACGGCAGAAAGTTGA